The Carassius carassius chromosome 34, fCarCar2.1, whole genome shotgun sequence genome has a segment encoding these proteins:
- the LOC132115089 gene encoding homeobox protein Nkx-2.5-like — protein sequence MLPSPVTSTPFSVKDILKLEQQHALHPSGLMGVEQDTVPLQSLQLQCMHSTVSRSLELLYSPDKHSVTAGEQVKCALDPDHFDIVRSSCGSPTEEEMDPNEETSMCQFDASGYTDRKDERPGEKPKQRLRRKPRVLFSQTQVFELERRFKQQRYLSAPERDHLAHVLKLTSTQVKIWFQNRRYKCKRQRQDRSLELAGPRRVAVPVLVRDGKPCHAAPYNVTVSYPYNNYYNSYGNNPYHCNFTSVPSFANTSQIPNHFVDMNLATGGVDGIRTW from the exons ATGCTTCCGAGTCCTGTAACCTCTACTCCATTTTCGGTAAAGGACATCCTCAAACTGGAGCAGCAGCATGCTCTGCACCCCAGTGGATTGATGGGTGTTGAGCAGGACACTGTCCCGCTGCAGTCGCTTCAGCTTCAGTGCATGCACAGCACAGTGAGCCGGAGCCTGGAGCTCCTCTACAGCCCCGACAAACACAGCGTGACCGCCGGGGAACAGGTGAAGTGCGCCCTGGATCCAGACCACTTCGACATCGTCAGAAGCTCCTGCGGATCTCCAACGGAGGAGGAGATGGATCCAAACGAAGAAACAA GCATGTGTCAATTTGACGCTTCCGGTTATACTGATAGAAAAGATGAAAGACCGGGGGAGAAGCCAAAGCAGAGGCTGCGCAGGAAACCTCGCGTGCTCTTCTCTCAGACTCAAGTGTTTGAGCTGGAAAGACGCTTCAAGCAGCAGAGATACCTGTCAGCACCCGAGCGAGACCACCTGGCTCACGTGCTGAAGCTCACCTCAACACAGGTCAAAATCTGGTTCCAGAACCGGAGGTACAAGTGTAAGAGACAGCGGCAGGACAGAAGTCTGGAGCTGGCCGGCCCACGGAGGGTGGCGGTGCCCGTGCTGGTGCGGGACGGCAAGCCCTGTCACGCAGCTCCGTACAACGTCACTGTGTCATATCCCTACAATAACTATTACAACAGCTATGGAAATAACCCATACCACTGTAACTTCACTTCTGTACCATCGTTTGCCAACACAAGTCAAATACCCAACCACTTTGTGGATATGAATTTGGCGACGGGAGGAGTGGATGGGATCAGGACTTGGTGA